In the Candidatus Brocadiia bacterium genome, one interval contains:
- a CDS encoding tetratricopeptide repeat protein encodes MRRKIILALGLIALISTNIILSSADDAELAGAVYQSGLNAFKQNKFDDAAQKFARALEYKSDYTEAMFKLAECHEKLRNSQQAVRYYRQSARQVASKTDSSTEERNILQQSRKVLEKLDVRGTQFNTAKSKQIDILLKMANDCAGRKYFGFARRIYEQILIIDPGNKTAADAMEKLAAGQPVESPDSKTAGKAKSVFNGKNLDGWQFDSNIWLNLWSIEEGCLAFNKKPLSPKAGPSLEPSALKLAGQLPDNYVMSMEMFIEKRLPSARECCISFLYGESKIPQGQANIITMQRAKINFEKTGIWEKIKFTKKGNEYAIEGANTKKFNGVFEPYNTQCIGFYIHGFVVKIRNITVKETQ; translated from the coding sequence ATGCGCAGGAAAATAATACTCGCCTTAGGATTGATTGCCTTAATCTCAACCAATATAATCTTATCATCGGCCGATGATGCCGAGCTGGCCGGAGCCGTCTACCAATCCGGCCTGAACGCCTTTAAGCAAAACAAGTTCGATGATGCCGCCCAAAAATTCGCCCGGGCGCTGGAATACAAAAGCGATTATACCGAGGCTATGTTCAAGCTGGCCGAGTGCCACGAAAAACTCCGTAATAGCCAGCAGGCCGTCCGGTATTACCGCCAATCGGCCCGGCAGGTTGCCTCCAAAACCGACTCCTCCACGGAAGAACGCAACATCCTCCAGCAATCGCGTAAAGTGCTTGAAAAACTCGATGTCCGCGGCACCCAGTTCAATACCGCCAAATCCAAGCAAATTGACATCCTGCTCAAGATGGCCAACGACTGCGCCGGACGAAAGTACTTTGGCTTCGCCCGCAGGATTTACGAACAGATACTGATTATCGACCCCGGCAACAAAACCGCCGCCGACGCCATGGAAAAACTGGCCGCCGGCCAACCGGTCGAAAGCCCGGATTCCAAAACCGCCGGCAAGGCCAAATCAGTATTCAACGGCAAAAACCTGGACGGCTGGCAGTTCGACAGCAACATCTGGCTTAACCTCTGGTCTATCGAGGAAGGCTGCCTGGCATTCAACAAAAAACCCTTGTCGCCCAAGGCCGGACCCAGCCTCGAGCCCAGCGCCCTGAAACTCGCCGGACAACTGCCGGACAACTACGTCATGTCAATGGAAATGTTCATCGAAAAGCGCCTGCCGTCCGCGCGCGAATGCTGTATCAGCTTCCTTTACGGCGAATCCAAAATACCACAGGGCCAGGCCAATATCATCACCATGCAACGGGCCAAGATAAACTTCGAAAAGACCGGCATCTGGGAAAAGATAAAATTTACCAAGAAAGGCAACGAATACGCCATCGAAGGCGCCAACACCAAGAAATTCAACGGCGTCTTCGAACCCTACAATACCCAATGCATCGGCTTTTACATCCACGGCTTCGTCGTCAAAATCCGCAATATCACCGTCAAGGAAACTCAATAG
- a CDS encoding PHP domain-containing protein — MRIDCHVHTNYSPDGTLSLANVLRVARQKHLDGLAVTDHNTITGALALKAMAPAGFTVIVSEEIHTAEGEIIGFFLTQPISAGLSPEETINRIKAQGGLVGVPHPFCRLRKSRLSFEALKRIAGQVDIIEGFNARNLFSADNDEARRFAQLHNKVITAGSDAHTRSEYGAACVEIEPFTSAQEFKHNLSSAHLIRRTSPLWVHLFAKASRFLR; from the coding sequence ATGAGGATTGATTGCCATGTCCATACCAATTATTCACCGGACGGGACGCTGTCCCTGGCTAACGTCCTTAGGGTGGCCCGGCAAAAGCACCTGGACGGCCTGGCCGTGACCGACCATAATACCATCACCGGCGCGCTGGCACTCAAAGCCATGGCTCCGGCCGGGTTTACGGTCATCGTGTCCGAAGAAATCCATACGGCCGAGGGCGAGATTATCGGATTCTTCCTGACTCAGCCCATTTCGGCCGGGCTGTCTCCGGAGGAAACCATCAACCGGATAAAGGCCCAGGGCGGTCTGGTGGGCGTGCCGCACCCGTTCTGCCGCCTACGCAAGTCGCGACTCAGTTTCGAGGCCCTGAAACGGATAGCCGGGCAGGTGGACATCATCGAGGGATTCAATGCGCGCAACCTTTTCAGCGCCGATAACGACGAGGCCAGACGATTTGCACAACTTCATAACAAGGTCATTACGGCCGGCAGTGACGCGCATACCCGGTCCGAATACGGGGCGGCCTGCGTGGAAATCGAGCCGTTTACATCAGCCCAGGAGTTCAAACACAACCTGTCATCGGCCCACCTTATTAGGCGGACCAGCCCGCTCTGGGTGCATCTTTTCGCCAAGGCGAGTAGGTTTTTAAGATAA